The genome window TCTAATATAGTTTGAagactattaaatattttgattgtagtagtatatcgatatatatatattatatatatatatatattatatataccttttggtatattttagtatttttagtttataaaTTTGGAATACTTTCTTAGAATCACATTATTCCAGCTATTCGTAGGGTataagagtattataactatGTGCCtgtaggaaatgtatgtaaaaggcAGAAGGAGTCATTTCTCACCCcataaattcataattctCTAGCATTTATTATACCTGTGAATTTTTTTTGCgatcattaaaaaattgtagaagtatattttttattttgaatgtagtacaatatcgatttaccaaataccaaagcctactttggtatatattagtattctTGCTATATATtcgtagtatatttttagaatcaggttttattgcaaatgggtagcgggtatattaCAGTCGAGCttactcgactgtagctttcttatttgtttctATTACATTTCTAACAGATTGAATATACAGATGCATGTTTAAGTTTCGAATATACCACGGTGATGCTTCTCAAGATCTTTGACTTGGCTCTTTGGATGATACCAATATTGGTATTGCTAGAGTTTACTAAGAAATGACAGCCACAGGGCCAGAATAGTAGAGTAGGATCTAATATTCAGGGAAAACCAAGCATGGTTTAGCAAATGCTTTCTTGGCTTTGATGTGGCTACGATAGTCCTGAGTCTTCTCCAGTACCTGGGGTGCAAGGTCAGACGCATTCTAGCTTATTGCTTGGCCTTACATTAGCAATGCGCATCTTTAGATGTCGCAAGTTCAAATCTCCAGTTATAGTCACCGGCAGCTATAAAGTGTTCCACTAGTAAGTTGAAGTATTTCATAGATTAGGATTCTGATATGGAAACCCGAAGAGAACAGTTTTTGGCGGTGATCGAACAATGACCATTttgtaaattcataaattatcgCATTAATagcatacataaatactttGCTGCAGGTTATATATCGttgctttcattttgattGTTGACCGTTCATATAGTTTTTGTATGGCTACTTAAATATAGTGAAGTATACACAAAAATGCGATGTGCCTTTCTTGATGCATTGTGACAGAGAACGCCAactttataactttgtgcctgcaggaaatgtacatatgtatgttatgtatgtaaaatCCAGAAGCGGGCAactccgaccccataaaatATAGGGTATCGTCTTGGTTGTTGACGatgatcatgaatatatatactttatgaggtcggagatgcctccttctattACATACgtttcctgcaggcacaaagtttaCAACCCTTTTACACTATGGTAAccgtttaaatttaaactataaatatagtatatacgtAAGTTGAGATTTAAGTTTAAACATACTTTTCTGCACAGTCTTGCGGCACAGCATAGGCTTGTATTTATCCTTAAGATGTTCCAATGGCTCTTGCTTGCTGCAGTTAACCTCCCCAATAGAGTAGGGCTCGAAAGGATCCCCACAACGGGGATCGTACTCGCTGTTGCAGTCGTAGCACATAAGGGCGGTGCATACTGTAAAAATCAAGTTAAGTACATAAGTGTAAATCTAGTAATGGGATAGTTATAACATAAATACCTATTCAATGTACataactacatacatatacacatatgtatatatccaATGCACCTCTGtatatacttatgtacataattAATGTATATTCATTGaacatacatttgtattttcAGTTACATTCAATTATACTAACTTTACACTAAACTTGTACACACATTTCGtcacaataaaacaaataccatttcaatataaaatgttaCTTACCTTGCATGCAGCAAAGTGCCCCCAGCAAgagtaatattttattgatgaaAGAcgtcatatttaatttgttactTTCAATACTTTTCTTCAACTGGACTTAACGCTTGCGTTGCTTTGACGTCCGATAATATTAATTTCCcggaaatgtatttaattatttttttttctaaaatattaaaaatataaaataagttaaagTTCTTAGTTTATTGTTAAACTTGAAATTATACTAGGATTGCCTCTATTAtgtaatttttgaaataaaattcctAATggtattattcaaaatttttgacatttttcaaATCATAACTTAACAATTACGAAATAAATaagtcaaaagcaaaaggcatgTGAGAATATATCAATTTAACAACATATATTTAGAGTTCAACATTTCTGCCCTTTGCCCCTTAGGACCAAAAGGATGTcctaaaatagaaaaaaccAGCCGTATTCCAACTGAAAACCAACTTAGGGAGATTTTAGGTTGAAGACGGTTTTGAAATCTCTTTGCCAatctatgtatgtaatacatactatgtatgtatgtactatttTCTTGCGAACTCGCATCTAACAGTTCAGATGCCTACAGATTTAaagctaattaaaaatattcttgaaaTGCTTATTGTTTGCTATTGCTGTCATAGATTagacaaaacaagtaagaaagctacagtcgagtgtgctcgactgtgagatacccgcaacccattttgaataaaagctaaatattgcggtattattttcaaaatattccgaaaatactacagaatactacaaaaataccaaatgatatatttggtatatcgatatagtacctcattcaaaatataccatagacggcacaatataggagatgcctccttatacctgttacatacatacatacatttcctgccggcacaaagttataaagcCATTCTACCTTATGGGGGTATACAAATTTCTAAAAAGTAGAAAATTCCGCTACATCGATCCATAAGCAGCTGGAACAAAGTTATATGTAATACCTATGGGCAGTGGGTACACaactacaaatatattaactGGCAGTATCctgttttgcataatttccTTTCTCTGTCGTTGGACAACTTTCGCACatgtatacccgctacccatagggtagaagggcaTTATATctttctaaaaaaaattttgtgaCGTTAGTGGATTCGTGTTTAGTACATTTGCTAACCTTAAAACTCAAGAATCCTATATTTTACGATTAAATAAGAAAGATAATTACTcccattaattaaattttctttgatTTCTCTGCAGTCCTGAATctcgaaaaatatttttttaagtaaatttatgtaaaataaaatagtgcTTAACTCAAGACGAtgcaaatatcaatataaaacTGATACATATCAACGCTTTATAGAAGTCAAGGAGGATATTGTTATCTCCACCTATTTTAccgtatggtatatttagcaTTTACGAGTAGTACCTATATACCAAGTTTTACATTCAGgctatttaagaattttttcgGCACATTCAACAATAACTTTCCTATTTTTTACATATGGGAACAAGCCTTTTCGacattattcattattcaatTATGTAACTGATTTGCcactattttattatttaaagctgtataaaaatgtatccAGTACCGTAGTTGTGCtcttatttatataatttagcTTTTTTCAAAAGGTAAAAATTGACGAAAATGCCAAAAGTGTATATTAAAAGCCCTCAACCTAAAGTAAACCTGAATATTGTttgctaaaataaattatttattgaaaatcattCCTAGGTGATCGTACGGCTAGAAAAATATGCAGATATGGCAATATCGACTCAAAAGTTAATGCTGATCAACATGTACATacaatatactttatagggatTTAATAATGCACTGTGAaagcaattataattttaaagccGCAGTTTagaattttatgttaattcaCATGATAATTAAAGAGTATTTGTTTGTACATATTTGCAATGTAATGtattataacaataatttattgagAATGAATAGTAggtcacagtcgagcacactcgacagcAGCTATCTTGCTCCTCGCTCAATTCATGAGTGGAGTCATTATGTATGACTCAAAAGCACAATGGCCTACAAACTACTTttcgtacatacatacatatgttaacCACTTAATTGGATTACAATGATTGGTACTGGTGTTAGTACCTTTTCCATGGAATGAGGTCTATGGACCGCCAAAAGCTATAagaatattgtattatatattatatataccattctaaatgtattatatattatatataatacatatataatatataatattatatattatacatagtTTTTAAGCATTTAATCCATTATATAATTGTTACTTTGTTACTTGAACATGGCTCTCTATCAAGGAACTATTTTGGTTCTAGCTATTAACCCAAAAATAAGGAATGTACATTTGTCATACTAAACTTGTGttgaaaaaacagaaaaactaTGGCAATCGATAATGTTGGAAAGGTAGGGGCCGTTGTCATGTCATACAATCACACCACTGTGCTACTTTTTAGTATGTTATTTGGTCAAATTAAATAGCAATACACACgaacaaatatgaatatttagtCATACAACTTAAAAACCTATTATGTAACccatagcaaaaaaaaactttgtactactattgcaaatttaaaatcagttcACTTAATGGCCAACAAGTAATCCGACAAAACCGATTTATAATAGCTTAATAACTGACCTACATAGTTCAGTTCCTAGTTAATTATGCTACCGGATAtcgaaaactttttaaaattttcaatgaTAAATGACATTTCgagttaaatataaattttcgtAGTTTCTTATGTAATGTAACATGGTAGAACATAAACCAGGCATATATAACGTAATGCGAACCGAATGGACATATCGATTTATCTGGCCAAAACAGGGAGGAACGGGTGGACACACACTAATGGTAATAGTAGCGACAATGTCGTGCTGTCGATGAAAGAATATAGCGACAGTCGATATAAGCAACCGTATTctaaaacaattattttgtcacatatttaaaatataaattttccaAAGAGATTAACTTAAACTGACATATAAcgtattgtttttgtttcaattgttaacaaattatatatgcaaatacatttttttctgcattttacaagaaatattctaaatatcattattattttgttatatttaaggTTCGATGTCCAATATAAACTTTACACACTAATTGCTGAAATGGTTTTGTAATCACTTTTGCACTTTTATTGCGGAGTAACTCCCAGTATCACAGAATTTGCACGATTATataatacttttgtttttatagttAATATCTATGGCATGTGgttaaatgaaaacatttacaaaagaatttgaaaaactttttttttaatatttacataagaGGCGAAAATGTATTTCGAGTATGACAACTTCTCGTCTTTGCGAGTTTCTATCAATTGAAATAGCCTTTGAATGAACTGAGTAAATGCCGAGAAAGGCCTATTCAGGTTGATTCCAAACCGAAATGAAAGCGAAAAGCATTGAGAAGGGCTCAGTGAGCTGAGTGAGCTGCTGTGGGTGAGTTTGCCATGTGAACCACTTTTATGCAAACGGCAAGGACGAGACACAAAGTTAAAACGCTACGAATTACGGATGGATAAAAGAGCTGCGAGGTGGTGAAAAGTACACGATTGAGAGAATACGCGTCCCAAAGGaaacagcagaagagcaaaaatttgttaaatcgATAGCAAGCGTCATGAAGCACAGAGAAATATGTTATCTAATAACATAGTCAAGAACTTGAAATCAGTATTTCcacaaatgaatatttagcaattaaataattaaatatatttatttagcacATATAAGtttgtaattatttcttttttttttacattcaaTTTCTCTGAAGCACACAGAATACGCGACGGAAAATCACAATACGTTGCAACCCCAAAAAAGACAATGTTCGTTCTAAGCGGCGGCCCTGTACAACTTTTGTATGTGAGCAATAGGCGGTAAACGGTTAGAAAACGGTTAAAAACGACCAGTTTGAAGAGATTTCGCTGAGCATGCGCAAAGAGAGTACACACAAATCTAAGGGTTGTTATTATGTGTTGAAAAAGTAAAGCTCCCACGATTTTCACCTCAACAAGGTAAGTTGAATAATCAGTGTTTGGTCGATATAAGTTAGCTTCTGATGGCCGACATCATTTCAGACCAAAACATTTGAACCTGTGGATCATTCATCAAGGCTTGTTTCTTTTTACTTAATACTATATTAAGTATATCTGCATTTTTGTATCTTTCTCGACATAAATTTTTTGAATCTAAAGATTCAGCATCATGATCTCCCGGTTCGTCAAATGTCTCCAGGTCCACTGCTGAGGAAGAAAGAATCGCAACTTGCGCTGACATTATGATTTTAGTGACTGATTAATAtagtcaaataaatataaaagcacTTACCTCTTTTACTCTTGctgtttgtttctgttttcaaGCGTTCTACACGTTTTTGGTAAGGTTTCCGTAGTTTCTGTATTTCCCTTACTGTTGGCATAGGTGTTACCCTGCTGCGTTTATTAGCTATGGTGATTAAGCCAGAGTCATTGTGCAAAGTTTCTGGGACTTCTTGTTGTAAGCGTCGTTTTACGTGTAGATTTAAGCGCTCCTTGATGTTGCACTTTCCCAATGCAGCTGATGATTCCAATTTTATAACTTGAAGGTTTTCGGGCAGCTCGGCCGACATTGTACAACATATGTTTAGCGATTCCAAGCAAATGTCTAGCCGATCTGGCAACCTTCGGCCTATATATCTTGCATGGTACGTAGCACATGCGAGGTTGATTCCGTGTGACGTCACAAGCAAAACCAGTTGGgtactttaaaattaatgcaagAAAATAGAGCACAGTATAAATCGAAATACTATCACATATATGCGaacgtatatatatttatttaacaccTTTCGTTTCTATCTGTATCGTAGTAGTCCGCCTACTTCCTGTACCACATTTGTAGAGTCTTCATGCGCTTGACCTTCTTCTGAAGCTGCAAGACACCATACATGAGAGCTTCAGCCGTGGGAGGGCAGCCAGGCACGTAAATATCGACGGGGATTATTCGATCGCAGCCTCGCACAACAGAATATGAGTAATGATAGTAACCGCCGCCATTAGCACAGCTTCCCATCGAAATGACCCAACGTGGTTCCGGCATCTGGTCGTAAACCTTGCGCAGAGCTGGCGCCATTTTATTGGTCAGCGTTCCAGCGACAATGATAACATCGGCCTGGCGTGGTGATGCTCGGAATACTACGCCATAACGATCCATATCATATCTGCAATAAATGCATATGTTCAAAAAATAAGTTGCAGCCCTTGGATCGGATCTTACCGTGGTGCTGCAATATGCATCATTTCGACGGCGCAGCACGCCAGGCCAAATGTCAGTGGCCAAATTGAACCCTTGCGGCCCCAGTTGAGCAGATCATCTAGCCTGGCTAGCGACCACTCGGCCATGCTGGACTGCTTGGTGCCGAAAGGAGAATAACCTTTCTTTGGTAGCGAATTATTAGTATCAACGACAGGCATcgtctgttgttgtcgcaCCAGTAAGTGGCTCAACGGAGCTGTGAGAGACACAGTTTTGTTGCATGACGCATTCGCTGTGATTCGGGTCGCATTTAGTAGTTTAGCGAACGTCGGCGCACCAATATGTCGCAACATTTTCAATCTCTTCAATAGAATTTGTCCAATTCTTTTATGTAATTTGCAAACTAAACCAGGGCTGCAAGGGcactttcttcttctttaaaaaaagtaaacaaaatgtgCCATTCAGTGTGACCATCGCATTATCACACTGGAAATTGAGGAACcgtattattttggtattatatagtatataataaaatttatcgGTCCACCATCTTGAATTTTCGTAAATTTTCTGGCAGCGCTGGCCATACGTTTTCTGCGACATCAACGGGGTTCCatgtaaaattgttaaatcaacataaataaagTGATTAATTCCACAAGTAAATGTTAAAAAGTGCTTATAAATTAACAATCCAGCAAGTTATCAATAATTCATCGCACCAAATACCCATGAAGTTGGAAATATCAATGTTCAAGTAGcagcatacatatgtagtatataatataacatttcTGCTTGCTCGCGTCGTCGTCGacagaaaatttgttgcattgGTATTGGTGTATCGGTTAACTAGCCAGGCAGCCCATAACAAATACTGCgtgtgtgagagagcgagagagagaaaaggtACTCCACTGGGCAGTGTTTGCATtcagtttgtgttttttccaGTGTGTACATACTATGTACATGCCAATGTAAGAGTCGACGCAAGCTAAGGACCATTTGAGCCTTGTATTCTTGAGTTATGAGTGTCGCTGCAATGACTATGGACGATCAGAGACCCTTAATGAACAATTACGATAAAATGTCTACAAAATATGATTCGAATTTGCATATGCTCAGCAGTGGCAGTGGAGGGGGTGGCGTAGTTGCTGGGAGCAACGGTAATGCCGCCGGTGTCGCTGCCGCTTGTAGCAACAGTGGCCCTTCTGGCCCCGCATCGCCAACGCCATCGGGCTCTGAGGAGCTGCCAACGTCacttcaacagcaacaacaacatcatcatcaccaccaccatcatcatcatcattcgACATCAACACAAGCGCAGCAAACACAGGAGCCACAACTACCGCAACAACAGCCTAGCagacatcatcatcaccagcaacaacaacaacaactgcagcagcaccaacaacaacatcaaaaacaacagcaagaacatgATGTTGCTGTGGCCGACGCTGCCGTCGCCGCCGCAGCCGAACAGCGACGTCTGCTCGAaggtattaaattattatttacgaaaacatacaaatgaaaattcaaCATATTGTGTAAACGTACTAAATGATATATCTTATATTAcgtacacatatgtatatattgtattccTTTAAAAAATTCATCATAACAAAAGTCAGTGTACATACGTGTGACATTTCCAGTTTcgttgatttttgttttgtttttcactttttgtgtCTTAAGGAgagtatttgaatttcaaatttcaccACTAGTTATGTATTAATGAAGCGTGCTCAATTGATTGAGTTGGTCAATTCGGTAATTTGAGCATTATTGTATAGTAAATAATGTCTTTAGGTATTATACTACACTGTAAACATTACAACCTACGTTTGAGTTTTTGTGCAAAAAGAACTATGAAAAACACTAAAAAGAACTCCACGTGCCGTGTGCTCTGTTGTTATTGgtttttgcaaaaataaatttgaataaaagcgaACACtcgaatataatataacatttagCGTTTGACGATAGATATCAATACTcgaatttacaattttaacacagcaaacatataaaataaaatatattcaaataattgaatGAGAAATAAGTGCGTGCAAATTGAACTtatcaaattacaaaaataaaatatgttaaatgtaattaaagaTCATTCAATGatcagtgtgtgtgtagtgcATTGAACAGTTGTAATATTTATCAAATccataatatattaaaaataaaattaaatattcattaaaatagtGCAATAAACGAAAAGATCTTAAGTCGGTTCTTTCCATCACGTCTCGTATTCTCCGACTTTATCGACATCGTGGTCGACATCgttatcatcatcgtcgtcgctTTAAACGTTTCTAGAGTGTGTACAGTTTGCGTTATGGCCACTTTTGTTGCCAACGTTGATCAAGTTAACTACGTGCCTTTCTTATTTTGCCTATTTCTCCCCATGCTCTCTTCTTTACAACCGTAAATCCCAACAAGTGGAAAGTAAAAAATCTATGAATTAAATCTCAAAGAAGTATCcaacaaaattacaaatttccTTTCTTGTGTGAAATGTTGattgaaaatgtaaagaaCTTCATCAGTGCTGAAACAAAACCctgtatataaaaaacatgcatcataaaataaatataaataaatcaaattacaaattaatcaGTTTTTATCAGTGTTCagatattaaacaataataaatctAAACCGCTACCATTAAAATAATTCGGCAAATTTTCCGAAAACAGTATCTCAAGCTGGCAAGTGACCTAAATGTAAGATCCCGCTTATTTAGCTTCATTCagaaaaaatgttataaaacaTTAACACTTCAAACACCAATGATTAGCCAGCCTGCAgctaaaaatttataaacttgCCATGAATGTGAAGCAGAAGAAATAATAGTCAGTTTAAACGGGATGCATGAAATGCCAGCTTATGCTATGGATGTCTCGAATCTGGACtttagcaaatttaaaaattattgactATTTCATGTTATCTTACCATTTCTGTTTTTATCTGGGCCGAAAATGTATTCGATCCAAGTAATTATGCCTATAACTTGTGGTTGAGTAAACAGTCTCAAGTATATTTCTATAGtttcaatacaaaataatttaattaattaaattataatttaattaattaaattattttcccAATTGTATAAACATTCTATACTTAGTTCAATGTGAattagtaaataaacaaaatttcaacattttttggtGGTTGAAGTGACATAGACCAATACTAACAATAGTAGGTCTGTTGTATTactattcttaaaaatattttcagtcAACGcagccatttttattttttaatgttttgacTTACGAACGTAACTTAATGCCAGTTTGGAAATGTCGATCTAATACACATTTACTGACGACCAATGTTGGATTAAAGTCGAATTATGTAGAATTATCAAACGCTGAAATAAACGGATAAACGgataatatatatgaaaaagaTAAATTCTAAATCCCCATAAAAGTTATTAAACTCTGCTTATGCATTAAAAGagtatttaatgaaaaataatttgaataatgttTTGAAAACAAAGTGCGCGCGTTGAGTTTTTTGCAAGTGTTTTTCTGAATGTCTTTCAGTTTTGCCACAAAAATTTCATAGTTTGTTGATTTCACAGTGTCTGCCAAAAAGCAATGAAATGCAAAGTCAAATGCAAGTTAAGAAAGCAAAGTTATAGTGCAAGCG of Drosophila nasuta strain 15112-1781.00 chromosome 3, ASM2355853v1, whole genome shotgun sequence contains these proteins:
- the LOC132788080 gene encoding uncharacterized protein LOC132788080 isoform X2, translated to MSAELPENLQVIKLESSAALGKCNIKERLNLHVKRRLQQEVPETLHNDSGLITIANKRSRVTPMPTVREIQKLRKPYQKRVERLKTETNSKSKRAVDLETFDEPGDHDAESLDSKNLCRERYKNADILNIVLSKKKQALMNDPQVQMFWSEMMSAIRS
- the LOC132788079 gene encoding NADH-quinone oxidoreductase subunit B 2, coding for MLRHIGAPTFAKLLNATRITANASCNKTVSLTAPLSHLLVRQQQTMPVVDTNNSLPKKGYSPFGTKQSSMAEWSLARLDDLLNWGRKGSIWPLTFGLACCAVEMMHIAAPRYDMDRYGVVFRASPRQADVIIVAGTLTNKMAPALRKVYDQMPEPRWVISMGSCANGGGYYHYSYSVVRGCDRIIPVDIYVPGCPPTAEALMYGVLQLQKKVKRMKTLQMWYRK
- the LOC132788080 gene encoding uncharacterized protein LOC132788080 isoform X1; protein product: MSAELPENLQVIKLESSAALGKCNIKERLNLHVKRRLQQEVPETLHNDSGLITIANKRSRVTPMPTVREIQKLRKPYQKRVERLKTETNSKSKRAQVAILSSSAVDLETFDEPGDHDAESLDSKNLCRERYKNADILNIVLSKKKQALMNDPQVQMFWSEMMSAIRS